Proteins from one Cryptomeria japonica chromosome 4, Sugi_1.0, whole genome shotgun sequence genomic window:
- the LOC131874841 gene encoding uncharacterized protein LOC131874841 gives MTNRGFEFPVSVTAADTPTPLPGVTATYAPGTPFIATAGYAPTPFFGATAAYAPAPSFPGIATYAPTPLFGGTTAYPPTALFDAPTVSPPTPFFAIPSQSSALDVDLSFRTPGIAFTPSTPSNTQVGNPPTSSATQSSSVSQPSNAFCTVASSSPTTSAPTITIPLSGEGTALAQTTTSAAVTVPTSGMSFSSGPTSTTNSASYPRFTLSSSEASATRTASSVTANTRECDRAMEKIYAAMVEMVQLYERLARAEFVRGVALIERDQAQAERNSLQIQPDQTRERERQMQIEVQQLCATNYALKLERDRVQQLFAETNALKVEQHPVQQLCAKIDALKVEQNRVLGELETIHQIEMQQLRAKIDELKQEQDRMQQLCANIDGLKTEQDRLRGELETLRQMRVSDIQVPLRMDALTMENVSLREAQGRAEEHPEGFVLL, from the exons ATGACGAACAGAGGATTCGAATTCCCCGTATCAGTCACTGCGGCTGATACACCTACGCCTCTCCCCGGCGTCACTGCGACTTACGCCCCTGGTACCCCCTTCATCGCCACTGCGGGTTACGCGCCTACGCCTTTCTTTGGCGCCACTGCGGCTTACGCGCCTGCACCATCCTTCCCCGGCATTGCGACTTACGCGCCTACGCCTCTCTTCGGCGGCACTACGGCTTACCCGCCTACGGCTCTCTTCGACGCCCCTACGGTTTCTCCACCTACGCCATTCTTTGCCATCCCTTCGCAATCTTCTGCTCTGGATGTGGATCTGTCTTTCCGCACTCCGGGCATAGCATTTACTCCATCCACGCCTTCCAACACTCAGGTGGGAAATCCGCCCACTTCCTCAGCAACTCAATCCTCCTCTGTATCGCAACCATCAAATGCGTTTTGCACTGTTGCTTCGTCTTCACCAACCACCAGTGCACCTACAATTACAATTCCTTTATCTGGTGAAGGGACTGCACTAGCACAGACCACTACTTCTGCTGCTGTAACCGTACCAACATCTGGGATGTCATTTTCATCAGGACCAACTTCCACTACCAATTCCGCTTCATATCCCCGTTTTACCTTATCGTCTTCAGAGGCATCTGCAACAAGAACTGCATCTTCAGTAACTG CTAACACTCGAGAGTGCGATAGGGCCATGGAAAAAATATATGCTGCTATGGTAGAGATGGTTCAACTTTATGAGAGATTAGCAAGGGCAGAGTTTGTGAGAGGTGTGGCCCTAATTGAGAGAGACCAAGCTCAAGCAGAACGGAATAGTCTGCAGATTCAACCTGATCAGACccgagagagggagagacaaatgcAGATAGAGGTGCAACAACTATGTGCTACGAATTATGCCCTCAAATTAGAGCGAGATCGTGTGCAACAACTATTTGCTGAGACAAATGCCCTCAAAGTAGAGCAACATCCTGTGCAACAACTATGTGCTAAGATAGATGCACTCAAAGTAGAGCAAAATCGTGTGCTAGGAGAGCTCGAGACAATTCATCAGATAGAGATGCAACAACTACGTGCTAAGATAGATGAACTCAAACAAGAGCAAGATCGTATGCAGCAACTATGTGCTAATATAGATGGACTCAAAACAGAGCAAGATCGTTTGCGAGGAGAGCTCGAGACACTTCGTCAGATGAGAGTATCAGATATACAAGTACCGTTGAGGATGGATGCATTGACAATGGAGAATGTTAGCTTGAGAGAGGCACAAGGGAGAGCAGAGGAGCATCCAGAGGGATTCGTTTTGTTATAG